A stretch of the Psychroserpens sp. Hel_I_66 genome encodes the following:
- a CDS encoding homocysteine S-methyltransferase family protein — MSNIQEEIEKRILVLDGAMGTMLQRYNFSEEDFRGERFKNYPTSLKGNNDLLSLTQPQAIADVHRLYFEAGADIVETNTFSGTTIAMADYNMEDLVYELNYESAKIAKQVANEFTKVNPEKPRFVAGSIGPTNKTASMSPDVNKPEYRAITFEELRVAYKQQVEALIDGGVDVLLVETIFDTLNAKAALFAIEEVKEERQIDIPIMVSGTITDASGRTLSGQTVEAFLASISHIPLLSVGFNCALGAEQLKPYLQRLSNETEFHTSAHPNAGLPNAFGEYDQSAKQMQVLIEDYLKDGLINIIGGCCGTNPEHIKAIAEVAQNYKPRQTKVHA; from the coding sequence ATGAGTAATATACAAGAGGAAATTGAAAAACGAATATTAGTGCTCGATGGCGCCATGGGAACCATGTTGCAGCGTTATAATTTTTCCGAAGAAGATTTTAGAGGAGAACGTTTTAAAAACTACCCAACGTCACTAAAAGGGAATAACGATTTATTATCCTTAACACAACCGCAAGCTATTGCAGATGTGCATAGATTATATTTTGAAGCAGGAGCAGATATTGTAGAAACCAACACTTTTTCTGGAACCACAATAGCAATGGCAGATTATAATATGGAAGATTTGGTTTATGAGTTAAATTACGAATCTGCAAAAATCGCTAAGCAAGTTGCTAATGAATTTACAAAAGTAAACCCAGAGAAACCAAGATTTGTAGCAGGTAGTATTGGCCCAACTAATAAAACCGCAAGCATGTCTCCAGATGTGAATAAGCCAGAATATCGAGCCATTACTTTTGAAGAATTAAGAGTTGCATACAAGCAGCAGGTAGAAGCTTTGATTGATGGTGGTGTTGATGTGCTTTTAGTGGAGACTATTTTTGATACGCTCAATGCTAAGGCAGCTTTATTTGCTATTGAAGAAGTAAAAGAAGAGCGCCAAATAGACATCCCAATTATGGTATCTGGAACCATAACAGATGCATCAGGTCGAACACTGTCTGGTCAGACTGTAGAAGCCTTTTTGGCTTCAATTTCTCATATTCCATTATTGAGTGTCGGTTTTAATTGTGCTTTAGGTGCAGAGCAGCTCAAACCTTATTTACAGCGATTATCTAACGAAACCGAATTTCACACCTCTGCACACCCAAATGCTGGTTTACCAAATGCTTTTGGAGAATATGACCAATCTGCAAAACAAATGCAGGTTTTGATCGAGGATTATTTAAAAGATGGATTAATTAATATTATTGGTGGTTGCTGCGGAACAAATCCGGAACACATCAAAGCTATTGCTGAGGTTGCCCAAAATTACAAACCAAGACAAACTAAAGTACACGCATAA
- a CDS encoding trans-sulfuration enzyme family protein codes for MSHFETDAIRTQTERSQFLEHSTPLYLTSSFVFEDAEDMRASFAEEKIRNVYGRYTNPNNSEFVEKICKMEGAEAGYAFASGMSAVFSTFAALLNSGDHIVSVRSVFGSTHGLFTNFLPKWNITTSYFDTNNLDDVEAKIQSNTKIIYAESPTNPAVDILDLERLGLIAKKHNLLLVIDNCFATPYLQQPIKFGADLVIHSATKLIDGQGRVLGGVTVGSADLIREIYLFSRNTGPALSPFNAWVLSKSLETLAVRVDKHCENALKVAQFLENYDRINLVKYPFLKSHPQYEIAKKQMKLGGNIVAFEIKGGIDSGRQFLNNIKMCSLSANLGDTRTIVTHPASTTHAKLSEEDRLEVGIIGGLVRVSVGLENVEDVIEDLKQALQNE; via the coding sequence ATGAGTCATTTTGAAACCGATGCCATACGAACGCAAACCGAGCGTTCTCAATTTTTAGAACATTCAACACCTTTATATTTAACATCAAGTTTTGTTTTTGAGGATGCAGAAGATATGAGAGCGTCTTTTGCTGAAGAAAAAATACGTAATGTCTATGGTCGTTATACAAATCCAAATAACTCAGAGTTTGTAGAAAAAATCTGCAAAATGGAAGGTGCCGAAGCTGGTTATGCATTCGCGTCTGGAATGTCTGCAGTGTTTTCAACGTTTGCAGCGTTATTAAATTCTGGAGATCATATAGTATCTGTACGAAGTGTTTTTGGTTCAACACATGGTTTGTTTACCAATTTCTTGCCAAAATGGAATATCACAACCAGCTACTTTGATACCAATAATTTAGATGATGTTGAGGCTAAAATCCAGTCGAATACAAAAATCATTTATGCGGAAAGCCCAACAAATCCTGCAGTAGATATCTTGGATTTAGAGCGTTTGGGACTCATTGCAAAGAAGCATAATCTTTTATTGGTGATTGACAATTGTTTTGCAACACCATATTTACAACAACCTATAAAATTTGGAGCAGATTTAGTGATTCATTCGGCAACAAAATTAATTGATGGACAAGGACGTGTTCTTGGAGGTGTCACTGTTGGAAGTGCCGATTTGATTAGAGAGATTTATTTATTTTCGCGTAATACTGGTCCAGCATTATCACCATTTAATGCTTGGGTATTATCAAAAAGTTTAGAAACTTTGGCAGTACGGGTTGACAAGCATTGCGAAAATGCTTTAAAAGTAGCGCAGTTTCTGGAAAATTATGATAGAATAAATCTGGTGAAATATCCATTTTTAAAATCACATCCGCAATACGAGATTGCCAAAAAGCAAATGAAACTTGGTGGAAATATTGTAGCTTTCGAAATTAAAGGAGGTATAGATTCTGGGCGACAATTTTTAAACAATATAAAAATGTGTTCATTATCTGCAAACTTAGGAGATACAAGAACTATTGTAACCCATCCAGCATCAACAACCCATGCTAAACTTTCCGAAGAAGATCGATTGGAAGTTGGAATAATTGGTGGACTGGTTAGAGTTTCGGTGGGATTGGAAAACGTAGAAGATGTGATTGAAGATTTAAAACAGGCGTTACAAAATGAGTAA
- a CDS encoding alpha/beta fold hydrolase: MSTLKHISISNFNTEIGTTQHINLSYQVFGQNLHDAPIVLVNHPLTGNSNICGNEGWWNDLIGEHKCIDTNFYTVLAFNIPGNGYDGNTNNLIENYMDFNARDIAKIFSEGLKILKIKELYAAIGGSVGGGIGWELAALQPDLIEHLIPIATDWKSTDWLIANCHIQDAILNNSSSPLADARMHAMTLYRTPESLTSKFRRTEKSAQLFNVESWLNYHGKALDERFNISAYKLMNQILRTIDITRNRTSFSDVVSKIKSNIHIVTINSDLFFKPEENWETYVDLKLIKDNVCINEIKSIHGHDAFLIEFAQLSKFLLPIFEKRKQSKYFELDCYKKRITA, encoded by the coding sequence ATGTCAACATTAAAACACATTTCTATTTCTAATTTTAATACTGAAATTGGCACCACCCAACACATCAACTTATCGTATCAAGTTTTTGGACAAAACTTACATGATGCACCGATTGTTCTGGTGAATCACCCATTGACGGGTAATTCTAATATCTGCGGAAATGAGGGTTGGTGGAATGATCTCATAGGTGAACATAAATGCATCGATACCAATTTTTATACGGTTTTAGCATTTAATATTCCAGGAAATGGTTACGACGGAAACACAAATAACCTCATTGAAAATTATATGGATTTTAATGCAAGGGACATCGCTAAAATCTTTTCCGAGGGATTAAAAATTTTAAAAATTAAAGAATTGTATGCTGCCATTGGAGGATCTGTTGGAGGTGGGATTGGTTGGGAATTAGCTGCATTGCAACCAGATTTGATCGAGCACCTCATTCCTATCGCGACCGATTGGAAATCTACAGATTGGCTCATTGCCAATTGCCATATTCAAGACGCTATATTAAATAATTCCAGTTCGCCATTGGCAGATGCACGAATGCACGCCATGACCTTATATCGCACACCAGAATCTCTGACGAGTAAATTCCGAAGAACTGAAAAATCAGCTCAACTGTTTAATGTAGAAAGTTGGCTTAATTATCATGGAAAAGCTTTAGATGAGCGTTTTAATATTTCAGCATATAAATTAATGAATCAAATATTGAGAACTATTGATATTACAAGAAACAGAACGTCATTTAGTGATGTGGTTTCGAAAATCAAGTCTAATATCCATATCGTTACCATTAATAGCGATCTCTTTTTTAAACCTGAAGAAAACTGGGAAACCTATGTCGATCTTAAGTTAATAAAAGATAATGTTTGCATCAACGAGATAAAGTCAATTCATGGTCATGATGCATTTTTGATAGAATTCGCGCAATTGTCAAAATTCTTATTACCAATTTTTGAAAAAAGAAAACAAAGTAAATATTTTGAATTGGATTGCTACAAAAAAAGAATTACAGCATAA
- a CDS encoding O-acetylhomoserine aminocarboxypropyltransferase/cysteine synthase family protein, whose amino-acid sequence MSTQKFATKALHAGHDTTKNGGTRAVPIYQSTAYVFDDSDDAAGRFNLSIPGFIYTRLNNPTNDILEQRIAALEGGIAAVATASGTAAISTTLLTLLRAGDHIVASNSLYGGTYNLLSVTLPRHGITTTFVDPSNPENFEKAARENTRAIFVESLGNPKLDVLDIEAISKQAKAHKVPLIVDNTVATPYLLNPIEYGANIVIHSLTKYINGNGTSLGGIIVDAGTFDWTNGKFPEFTEPSAGYHGLVYTEAIGPAAFIAKIRIEGLRDYGGALSPFNAFQIIQGLETLELRVKKHSENALELAKWLQAQPEVKWVNYPGLETSKYKELAKKYLPNGQSGIVTFGADGGFEAAKKIADTTKIFSLLANIGDTKSLIIHPASTTHQQLSDGAQETTGVTKDLIRLSVGIENIDDLKADLKAAFKVVKETVLS is encoded by the coding sequence ATGAGTACACAAAAATTCGCAACCAAAGCGTTGCACGCAGGTCACGACACGACAAAAAATGGAGGTACAAGAGCTGTCCCAATTTATCAATCTACAGCGTATGTATTTGATGATTCAGATGATGCTGCTGGACGATTCAATCTATCTATTCCAGGCTTTATTTACACCCGTTTAAACAACCCAACAAACGATATTTTGGAGCAACGTATTGCTGCTTTAGAAGGTGGTATTGCAGCGGTGGCAACAGCCTCTGGAACAGCAGCCATTTCAACTACGTTGTTAACACTTCTCAGAGCTGGAGACCATATTGTGGCATCCAATAGTTTATATGGAGGAACCTATAATTTATTAAGTGTAACGTTGCCAAGACATGGCATCACAACGACGTTTGTAGATCCATCAAACCCAGAGAATTTTGAGAAAGCTGCACGTGAAAATACGAGAGCCATTTTCGTAGAGTCGTTAGGCAATCCAAAATTAGATGTTTTAGATATTGAAGCAATTTCTAAACAAGCGAAAGCGCATAAAGTGCCTTTAATTGTAGATAATACGGTTGCAACACCATATTTATTGAATCCTATTGAGTATGGAGCAAATATCGTCATCCACTCTTTAACAAAATATATCAACGGAAACGGAACATCCCTAGGAGGTATAATAGTGGACGCAGGAACCTTTGATTGGACCAATGGTAAATTCCCAGAGTTCACAGAGCCTTCTGCTGGATATCACGGTTTAGTGTATACCGAGGCCATTGGTCCTGCAGCATTTATTGCTAAAATTAGAATTGAAGGATTGCGCGATTATGGTGGTGCTTTGAGTCCGTTTAATGCATTTCAAATCATTCAAGGTTTAGAGACTTTAGAATTGAGAGTTAAAAAGCACAGTGAAAACGCTTTGGAACTGGCAAAATGGCTACAAGCGCAACCAGAAGTTAAATGGGTTAACTATCCAGGATTAGAAACGAGTAAGTACAAAGAATTGGCTAAAAAGTATTTACCAAATGGTCAAAGTGGAATCGTCACTTTTGGTGCAGATGGCGGTTTTGAAGCAGCCAAAAAAATAGCAGATACGACCAAGATATTCTCGCTCTTAGCTAACATTGGTGATACAAAATCATTGATCATCCATCCAGCAAGTACTACACACCAACAGTTGAGTGATGGAGCTCAAGAAACGACTGGAGTGACCAAAGATTTGATTCGTCTATCGGTTGGTATTGAAAACATAGACGATTTAAAGGCAGATCTAAAAGCAGCTTTTAAAGTGGTTAAAGAGACCGTTTTATCATAG
- the metK gene encoding methionine adenosyltransferase: protein MSYLFTSESVSEGHPDKVADQISDALIDHFLAFDSESKVACETLVTTGQVVLAGEVKSNTYLDVQKIARDTINKIGYTKSAYMFDGNSCGVFSAIHEQSEDINRGVDRASKEEQGAGDQGMMFGYATSETENYMPLALDLSHRILKELADLRREHKDITYLRPDSKSQVTIEYSDDNVPQRIDAIVVSTQHDDFDEDDTMLAKIRTDIVEILIPRVVVKLPEHIQVLFNDQITYHINPTGKFVIGGPHGDTGLTGRKIIVDTYGGKGAHGGGAFSGKDPSKVDRSAAYATRHIAKNMVAAGVCEEILVQVSYAIGVVEPTSIFVDTYGTCPFNITDGEIASKIKSIFDMRPAAIEERLKLRQPMYSETAAYGHMGRTPEIVSKTFSQPNGDDLTLDVELFTWEKLDYVDKVKRAFDI from the coding sequence ATGTCATATTTATTTACTTCGGAAAGCGTCTCTGAAGGCCATCCAGATAAAGTAGCAGATCAAATTAGCGATGCCTTAATTGATCATTTTTTAGCCTTTGATAGCGAATCAAAAGTAGCTTGTGAAACCTTAGTGACTACAGGGCAAGTTGTTTTGGCTGGTGAGGTGAAATCAAATACGTATTTAGACGTTCAAAAAATTGCGCGTGATACGATTAACAAGATTGGCTACACTAAAAGCGCGTATATGTTTGACGGGAATTCTTGTGGCGTATTTTCTGCAATTCATGAACAATCGGAAGACATCAATCGTGGTGTTGACAGAGCAAGCAAAGAAGAGCAAGGTGCTGGAGACCAAGGGATGATGTTTGGCTACGCAACCAGTGAAACCGAAAACTATATGCCTTTAGCATTAGATCTGTCTCACAGAATTTTAAAAGAACTTGCCGATTTAAGACGTGAGCATAAAGATATTACCTATTTACGTCCAGACTCAAAAAGCCAAGTGACTATTGAGTACAGTGATGATAATGTACCTCAACGTATTGATGCGATTGTAGTTTCTACGCAGCATGATGATTTTGATGAGGACGATACGATGTTGGCTAAAATTAGAACCGATATTGTGGAGATATTGATTCCGCGAGTTGTTGTTAAATTACCGGAACACATCCAAGTATTATTTAATGATCAAATTACTTATCATATCAACCCAACAGGAAAATTCGTTATTGGAGGACCTCATGGAGATACAGGATTAACAGGACGAAAAATCATCGTTGACACATATGGCGGAAAAGGTGCCCATGGTGGTGGTGCGTTCTCAGGAAAAGATCCTAGTAAAGTAGATAGAAGCGCTGCTTATGCCACACGACATATTGCTAAAAATATGGTTGCAGCTGGTGTTTGTGAAGAAATATTGGTACAAGTAAGTTACGCAATAGGTGTTGTAGAACCGACCTCTATTTTTGTAGATACTTATGGTACTTGCCCATTTAATATTACAGATGGTGAGATTGCTTCAAAGATCAAAAGTATTTTTGATATGCGTCCAGCAGCTATTGAAGAGCGTTTAAAATTACGCCAACCAATGTATAGTGAAACTGCAGCTTATGGTCACATGGGCAGAACTCCAGAAATAGTTAGTAAAACATTTTCTCAACCTAATGGTGATGATTTAACGCTTGATGTTGAGTTATTTACATGGGAGAAATTGGATTATGTAGACAAAGTGAAACGTGCTTTTGATATTTAA
- a CDS encoding carboxypeptidase-like regulatory domain-containing protein: MKFTKPFLLSFILLIALSCNKDDSPNSPQNQEPDPTAFAQNFGSEISRTFLGTVLDINDNPIENAQISIGSSTAMTDANGIFIINNATVNERFGYVKAEKAGFIRASRAVVPSEGTNKIRITMLAETIVGTTSSGTQETISLQDGASVALEGDYIKADGSSYSGNVNVIMHHLDPADGNMPDQMPGMLYAANSQNEARMLETFGMLAVELRGENGEDLNLAEGSTAEITVPLDPSLMVNAPSSIPLWYFDEINGYWIEDGEATLVGNTYVGTVSHFSFWNCDIPIEAVNLCVTAVNSDNNSLANLIIGITSNTYGTRNGYTNENGQVCGLVPSNESLEVNVSVLGVGNCISDIIYSTTIGPFSTDSSIVIEITDFGDLDIETVLGSFETCSGNPVDDGYVFLNNAGFESYEYVDDGDFEINFLRCDDNDTFYLKGYDFVNLQETDSIAYTYTSPITNIGTLTACNTIDEFIQYQIDQENEVTIATNLYIGLYFSPSSPTIPRLSVQGFTSNDDNQDYFFFQFRLNDNPPYTGAYNHTGFGDDIGFGTEGPVLLNNESIVISYITNFGEVNEFVDINFDGTYEDPDGTMHTFNGIIHARRDQ; this comes from the coding sequence ATGAAATTCACAAAACCGTTTTTACTATCCTTTATATTGCTTATTGCATTGTCTTGTAATAAAGATGATAGCCCAAATAGTCCTCAAAACCAAGAACCAGATCCAACAGCATTTGCCCAAAATTTTGGTAGTGAAATCTCTAGAACATTTCTAGGGACTGTTTTAGATATCAACGATAATCCTATTGAAAATGCACAAATTAGCATTGGAAGTTCAACTGCAATGACAGATGCCAATGGTATATTTATTATTAATAATGCTACCGTTAATGAGCGCTTCGGATATGTGAAAGCAGAGAAAGCAGGCTTTATACGCGCCTCAAGAGCAGTTGTTCCAAGTGAAGGCACAAATAAGATTCGTATCACGATGTTGGCAGAAACCATTGTTGGCACAACTTCAAGTGGAACACAAGAAACTATTAGTTTACAAGATGGAGCATCTGTTGCTTTAGAAGGTGATTATATAAAAGCAGATGGTTCTTCTTACTCCGGAAATGTGAATGTTATTATGCATCATCTAGATCCAGCAGATGGCAACATGCCAGACCAAATGCCTGGAATGCTCTATGCAGCGAACTCACAAAACGAAGCACGTATGCTTGAAACTTTTGGCATGCTTGCTGTAGAGTTGAGAGGTGAAAATGGCGAAGATTTAAACTTAGCCGAAGGTTCTACAGCAGAAATAACTGTGCCTTTAGACCCAAGTTTAATGGTAAATGCACCAAGCTCTATACCACTTTGGTACTTTGACGAGATCAATGGGTATTGGATTGAAGATGGAGAAGCTACTTTAGTTGGCAATACTTATGTTGGCACCGTGTCTCATTTTTCGTTTTGGAATTGTGATATACCTATTGAAGCTGTTAATTTGTGTGTAACTGCAGTAAATTCTGATAATAATAGCTTAGCTAATTTGATAATTGGAATTACCAGTAATACTTACGGAACAAGAAATGGATACACTAATGAAAACGGACAAGTTTGCGGTCTAGTTCCAAGCAATGAATCTTTAGAAGTAAATGTTTCTGTTCTTGGAGTTGGTAATTGTATTTCTGATATTATTTATTCGACAACGATTGGTCCATTCTCAACAGATTCTTCAATCGTAATTGAAATTACTGATTTTGGTGATTTGGATATCGAAACGGTTTTAGGAAGTTTTGAGACGTGTTCAGGAAACCCTGTTGATGATGGTTACGTGTTTTTAAATAATGCTGGATTTGAATCATATGAATATGTAGATGATGGCGATTTTGAAATTAACTTTTTGCGCTGCGATGATAACGATACGTTCTATTTAAAAGGATATGACTTTGTTAATCTTCAAGAGACAGACTCTATTGCATATACGTACACAAGTCCAATAACAAATATTGGAACATTAACTGCCTGCAATACGATAGATGAATTTATTCAATATCAAATAGATCAAGAAAATGAAGTGACCATTGCAACGAATTTGTACATAGGACTATATTTTTCGCCTTCAAGTCCTACAATACCGAGATTATCTGTTCAAGGATTTACGAGTAATGATGATAATCAAGATTATTTCTTTTTCCAATTTCGCCTAAATGACAATCCCCCTTATACTGGAGCTTATAATCATACTGGATTTGGAGATGACATAGGATTTGGTACCGAAGGTCCAGTTTTGTTAAATAACGAAAGTATTGTTATTAGTTATATTACAAATTTTGGAGAGGTTAATGAATTCGTAGATATAAATTTTGATGGCACCTATGAAGATCCTGATGGAACAATGCATACTTTCAACGGTATTATTCATGCGAGAAGAGATCAATAG
- a CDS encoding GLPGLI family protein, with the protein MKSIITTITVIICSGLLMLNPTLDNAQESKEFQGQATYMAKSSLDLGSWGARMSEEQKKEVKARLKNRLEKTYTLNFNKTESYFTENDQLDAMSGATDSWGKNFTAGDQYKNVKTNTQIQDQEFYGKRFLVKDSLQPIDWKLGSDTKQIGNYTCFKATASIPTDELTWYSFSWGKLQNQAPATEDGETKEQEIAMTEVEAWYTPQIPVSHGPSEYWGLPGLILEVSAGDTTMLCSKLVLNPEETIEIEAPNKGKEVTKKAYQETIVEKMKEFRSQRMGGRPRG; encoded by the coding sequence ATGAAATCTATTATTACAACAATAACTGTTATTATATGTAGTGGTTTATTGATGTTGAATCCAACTTTAGATAACGCCCAAGAGTCAAAGGAATTTCAAGGTCAGGCAACTTATATGGCCAAATCCAGTTTAGATTTGGGTAGTTGGGGAGCACGAATGAGTGAAGAGCAAAAGAAGGAAGTGAAGGCAAGGTTAAAAAACCGACTGGAAAAAACATACACCCTAAATTTCAATAAAACCGAATCGTATTTTACCGAAAATGATCAACTCGACGCGATGTCTGGAGCAACAGACTCTTGGGGAAAAAATTTCACAGCAGGAGATCAATACAAAAATGTAAAGACCAATACCCAAATACAAGACCAAGAATTCTACGGAAAGCGCTTTTTGGTAAAAGATAGCTTGCAACCCATAGATTGGAAATTAGGAAGCGACACCAAACAAATAGGAAACTATACTTGTTTTAAAGCTACAGCATCTATACCAACAGATGAGCTCACATGGTACTCGTTTTCTTGGGGAAAACTACAAAATCAAGCTCCAGCAACTGAAGATGGAGAAACTAAAGAGCAAGAAATAGCAATGACCGAAGTTGAAGCTTGGTACACACCGCAAATCCCAGTAAGCCACGGTCCATCAGAATATTGGGGACTTCCAGGTTTAATCTTAGAAGTGAGCGCAGGAGATACAACAATGTTATGTTCTAAATTGGTTCTCAATCCAGAAGAAACCATTGAAATTGAAGCACCCAATAAAGGAAAAGAAGTCACCAAAAAAGCCTACCAAGAAACCATTGTTGAGAAAATGAAAGAATTTAGGTCACAGCGTATGGGTGGGAGACCACGTGGGTAA